Proteins from a genomic interval of Paenibacillus sp. FSL H8-0048:
- a CDS encoding TetR/AcrR family transcriptional regulator — MAVVDRRQQVLQAATKSFSLFGYKATTMDQVAKIANVGKGTIYTFFTNKEQLFDEILRDVIIEMKMIAEREIRRDKPFFDNLHRVLDALLEFRSEHELFIKLSQESLDFGTPQAGEGLDKIESVVLEYLEREVEQAIHQGEIKPCDPQIVSVVMFRLYIALTAELSKVHVPLTKEQIKHYFHLFLAEGLSQ, encoded by the coding sequence ATGGCTGTGGTAGATCGAAGGCAGCAGGTGCTTCAGGCGGCGACGAAGTCTTTTTCATTATTCGGGTATAAAGCAACAACGATGGATCAGGTCGCCAAGATTGCCAATGTCGGCAAAGGGACGATTTACACCTTTTTTACGAACAAGGAACAGTTATTTGATGAAATCCTGCGCGATGTCATCATCGAGATGAAAATGATCGCCGAGCGGGAGATTAGGCGTGATAAGCCGTTTTTTGATAACCTGCACCGTGTGCTGGATGCCCTGCTGGAATTTCGAAGCGAACACGAGCTATTCATCAAGCTGTCCCAGGAGAGTCTGGACTTCGGAACACCGCAGGCTGGTGAAGGGCTCGACAAGATCGAGAGTGTGGTGCTTGAATATCTGGAACGGGAGGTGGAGCAGGCCATTCATCAAGGGGAAATCAAACCCTGCGATCCCCAGATTGTGTCGGTGGTAATGTTCAGGCTATATATCGCGCTTACTGCTGAACTGAGCAAGGTACATGTGCCGCTGACCAAAGAACAGATTAAGCATTACTTTCATCTGTTTTTGGCAGAGGGGCTGTCACAGTAG
- a CDS encoding MGDG synthase family glycosyltransferase: MRKKRVLLFSEGFGTGHTGAAYALAEGIRLLNPDVQCRVFELGKFLNPTVAPWILSAYRKTVSSQPKLVGMMYKTQYHKSLNRLTKLALHRIFYTHASQVIEQLRPDLIICTHPIPAAVISRLKRQGLDVPFYTLITDYDAHGSWVNAEANRYLVSTSRVKSILTGRGVPSELVTVTGIPVHPKFWESQGKTKLRKELGLADIPTALIMGGGWGLMFGKDIMNSLTARIDEIQLIFCMGSNDKAIAKMQSNPLLNHPNVRILGYSSEINKLMDASDLLITKPGGMTCTEGQAKGIPMLFYNAIPGQEEKNSQYFVELGLAEMLEPGVVDKWFSMLLSEYAGFGGPKKRKTSPDLQQPQHCAATILKMLGKPAAEAVFSEAWSAPPPKVRGEEAVYVTP; encoded by the coding sequence ATGCGAAAGAAAAGAGTACTGCTGTTTTCGGAAGGCTTCGGCACGGGCCATACAGGGGCAGCCTATGCTCTGGCTGAAGGAATACGACTGCTGAACCCTGATGTTCAGTGCCGGGTCTTCGAGCTCGGAAAATTCCTGAATCCTACGGTCGCTCCTTGGATTCTTTCCGCTTACCGCAAAACTGTCAGCAGCCAGCCGAAGCTGGTCGGCATGATGTATAAGACCCAATATCATAAATCACTGAACCGGTTGACCAAGCTGGCCCTTCACCGGATTTTTTATACCCATGCCTCTCAGGTCATTGAGCAGCTGCGGCCGGATCTGATTATCTGCACTCATCCGATTCCTGCTGCGGTCATCTCCAGATTGAAGCGCCAGGGTCTTGATGTGCCGTTCTATACGCTGATTACCGATTATGATGCCCACGGTAGCTGGGTGAATGCGGAAGCCAACCGGTATCTGGTATCGACCTCAAGGGTCAAATCCATTCTTACAGGACGCGGCGTACCCTCCGAGCTGGTGACGGTGACCGGGATTCCCGTGCATCCGAAATTCTGGGAGTCCCAGGGCAAGACCAAGCTGCGCAAAGAGCTGGGGCTTGCTGATATCCCGACTGCGCTTATTATGGGCGGCGGCTGGGGCCTGATGTTCGGCAAGGATATAATGAACTCGCTCACCGCCCGGATCGATGAGATTCAGCTTATTTTCTGTATGGGCAGCAACGACAAGGCTATAGCCAAAATGCAATCCAATCCCCTGCTGAACCATCCCAACGTAAGGATTCTCGGTTACAGCAGCGAGATCAACAAGCTCATGGATGCCTCAGATCTGCTGATCACGAAGCCCGGCGGAATGACCTGCACCGAGGGTCAGGCCAAGGGTATTCCGATGCTGTTTTACAACGCCATCCCCGGTCAGGAAGAGAAGAACAGCCAGTATTTCGTCGAGCTGGGGCTGGCCGAGATGCTGGAGCCGGGCGTCGTGGACAAATGGTTCTCCATGCTCCTGAGCGAATATGCCGGATTCGGAGGACCGAAGAAGCGCAAGACCTCTCCGGACCTCCAGCAGCCGCAGCACTGCGCCGCCACCATTCTTAAGATGCTGGGCAAGCCAGCTGCGGAAGCCGTCTTCTCCGAGGCGTGGAGCGCCCCTCCGCCCAAGGTACGGGGAGAAGAAGCCGTCTATGTCACCCCTTAA
- a CDS encoding cell wall hydrolase has protein sequence MLIFKQSRYIALLVGVILVSFSAISLMNPEGTAATGENVIEMGKLKSASHQPVEQLIPQAASVLHRTSHSADNSTPMLYTTAAKPVHTWTRTVSAGWISPEKLQHKNAAKPASIVTKPKVTVVKASPPVAQAPKIAATGTKSVKSSKTVTQQHPPATLFFSRTKLLPKEQQAEATWSYAVSGEDLHLLQKIVMAEAEGEPYKGKVAVANVVLNRLRSANFPDTIREVIYQKRQFSPVANGRLKRVKPNADSIKAVNAALMGVKEVTDDTYFFLSLTLAQDLTVHHSRTLAKTIGNHTFYK, from the coding sequence ATGTTGATTTTCAAACAGAGCCGCTATATTGCGCTGCTGGTTGGTGTAATCCTAGTGTCTTTCTCAGCGATAAGTTTGATGAACCCCGAAGGAACTGCTGCTACCGGGGAGAATGTAATAGAAATGGGTAAGCTGAAGTCTGCAAGCCATCAACCGGTAGAGCAGCTTATTCCGCAAGCCGCATCCGTCCTGCACAGGACAAGCCATTCAGCCGACAATAGTACACCCATGCTCTACACCACAGCTGCCAAGCCGGTCCATACCTGGACACGCACGGTAAGTGCAGGATGGATAAGTCCCGAGAAGCTGCAGCACAAGAATGCGGCTAAGCCGGCTTCCATTGTGACTAAGCCCAAGGTAACTGTGGTGAAAGCATCGCCGCCAGTGGCGCAAGCGCCCAAAATCGCGGCAACGGGGACGAAGAGTGTGAAATCAAGCAAGACTGTAACTCAGCAACATCCCCCCGCAACATTGTTCTTCTCCCGGACCAAGCTACTACCCAAGGAGCAGCAAGCTGAAGCTACCTGGAGCTACGCCGTATCCGGAGAAGACCTGCATCTGCTGCAAAAAATCGTCATGGCAGAGGCAGAAGGCGAACCGTACAAGGGCAAGGTGGCAGTTGCCAACGTTGTTCTAAACCGGCTGCGGTCAGCCAATTTTCCCGACACTATCAGAGAAGTCATCTATCAGAAAAGGCAGTTCAGTCCTGTGGCCAACGGGCGTCTTAAACGCGTGAAGCCAAATGCGGACAGTATTAAGGCTGTGAACGCAGCGCTTATGGGGGTCAAAGAAGTTACGGATGATACGTATTTTTTCCTGTCGCTGACGCTGGCACAGGACCTTACCGTGCATCATTCACGGACACTTGCCAAGACCATCGGCAATCATACCTTTTATAAATAA
- the thpR gene encoding RNA 2',3'-cyclic phosphodiesterase: protein MNHWDPEQEAERLFVAVPLPDRLLEYLKNESAHVSSGLKFARWTHFKDFHITLQFLGDTPRESIPALYEALWKVARSSKGFQLKLGEWGTFGLPDSPRVLWAGVSGELEPLLELQQKVVSATLPLGYTPEMRTYNPHLTVARKYRGEDPFTLARLENLRTEKQPSDQLLPDIGWTVDAFVVYATRMHAIPMYEMTEKFTFF from the coding sequence ATGAACCATTGGGACCCGGAGCAAGAAGCAGAGCGCCTGTTCGTTGCGGTGCCGTTGCCTGATAGGCTGCTAGAATATTTGAAAAATGAGTCTGCCCATGTGTCGTCCGGACTTAAATTTGCGAGATGGACACATTTCAAAGATTTCCATATTACGCTTCAATTTCTTGGAGATACCCCCAGGGAATCTATTCCAGCTCTCTATGAGGCACTATGGAAGGTAGCGCGCTCAAGTAAAGGCTTTCAATTGAAGCTCGGTGAATGGGGCACCTTCGGTCTTCCGGACTCGCCAAGAGTGCTCTGGGCGGGGGTTTCGGGCGAATTGGAGCCGCTCTTGGAGCTGCAGCAAAAGGTGGTTTCAGCGACCCTTCCCCTAGGATATACTCCTGAGATGCGAACGTACAATCCCCATTTGACTGTGGCCCGCAAATATCGCGGAGAAGATCCGTTTACGCTAGCGCGGCTGGAAAATTTACGGACGGAGAAGCAGCCTTCGGACCAATTACTTCCAGACATAGGCTGGACGGTAGATGCTTTTGTGGTGTATGCTACCAGGATGCATGCCATTCCTATGTATGAAATGACTGAAAAATTTACATTTTTCTAA
- a CDS encoding D-2-hydroxyacid dehydrogenase yields MTKSIVCMQPLSSAQQELIRAAAPEYTLTLGDSRNPDLELLSGAEIIIGWGKGIRDTVLRQGSPLRWVQAWSAGVEKLPLEALEEREIQLTNASGVHAEPITAVILSFMLMFTRNMHTAIRNQQNRRWHSDGQESELTGKTIVIAGTGAIGSETARIAQAFRMKTIGVSRSGRPVECFDEIFTTGELKDSVREADFVVNTLPLTDETHGLFDAEIFSACKQGAYYINIGRGVTTHTDDLIAALNSGQLAGAGLDVFETEPLPEDHPLWDMEQVIITPHCAGVTDRYADRVVDIFVQNMKAYLDTGKPSRNLVDYSRQY; encoded by the coding sequence ATGACTAAATCCATCGTTTGTATGCAGCCGCTCTCCTCTGCTCAGCAGGAGCTGATCCGCGCCGCTGCACCAGAGTACACACTTACCCTGGGGGATTCCAGAAACCCTGATCTGGAGCTGCTCTCCGGCGCAGAGATTATTATCGGCTGGGGCAAAGGCATCCGTGACACCGTGCTGCGCCAGGGCTCACCGCTCCGCTGGGTACAAGCCTGGTCCGCCGGAGTAGAGAAGCTTCCGCTGGAAGCCCTGGAGGAACGCGAAATTCAGCTGACGAACGCCAGCGGCGTGCATGCGGAACCGATTACTGCCGTCATCCTCAGCTTCATGCTGATGTTCACACGTAATATGCATACGGCCATCCGTAATCAGCAGAACCGCCGCTGGCACTCGGACGGGCAGGAGAGCGAGCTGACCGGTAAGACGATCGTCATCGCCGGAACGGGCGCGATCGGCAGCGAGACCGCCAGAATCGCCCAAGCCTTCCGGATGAAGACAATCGGGGTCAGCCGCTCCGGCCGGCCGGTGGAGTGCTTTGACGAGATCTTCACTACCGGGGAGCTGAAGGACTCCGTCCGCGAAGCGGACTTCGTGGTCAACACGCTGCCGCTCACCGACGAAACCCACGGCCTGTTCGATGCTGAAATCTTCTCCGCCTGCAAGCAGGGGGCATACTATATTAATATTGGCCGCGGCGTGACCACTCATACGGATGACCTGATCGCTGCACTGAACAGCGGCCAGCTGGCCGGAGCGGGCCTGGATGTCTTCGAGACCGAACCGCTGCCGGAGGACCACCCGCTATGGGACATGGAGCAGGTCATCATCACCCCTCACTGTGCCGGGGTAACCGACCGCTATGCCGACCGGGTAGTCGATATCTTCGTGCAGAACATGAAAGCCTACCTGGATACCGGCAAGCCTTCGCGCAATCTGGTGGACTATAGCCGTCAGTATTAG